CAACTTCAAAAAGAGACGTTTTTATATAACACCAATCTGACGCTGAAACAGCAAAATGCCGATCTCGCTAAACTTGAAAAACTACTGGATACTGACGATGAGATCATTGCGTTGAGAGAGAACATTAAAATCACGTCCGCAGCCCAGCTTGAAAACGGCGTCATCAATACCAATGATTATCTCCGGGAAGTAAATGCAGAGGATCAGGCCAGGCTGAACAGGATTCTGCATGAGATCCAACTGCTCATGTCACGCTACAATTTGCAAACTACATTGGGCAGAGAAGTGGAGTAACAGAATTGCCCCTCCATAATGAAAAGAATTAATGATCAGGAATAACACTCAGAAAGCATGAAAACATCCTTATTCGTCTTGATAATCGCCACATTACTAACCTGCTGCAAAGGAAAGGAGAACCCATATGACGCGTCTGGCACCTTCGAAGCTGTCGAAACGATCGTGTCCGCTGAGGTTACCGGCAGGATCACAAAGCTGGACCTGGAAGAGGGCCAGGAGTTAAAAGCGGGCCAAATTGTGGGCTACATTGACAGCCTGCAACTTTTCCTCAAAAAGAAGCAGCTGGAAGCGCAGATCAAAGCCACAGGCAGCAAGTTGCCCGACATTGCGGCTCAAACCAATGTGTACAAACAGCAATTGGCGGTATCGCAGGTGAGGCTCGACAATTTGCTTCATGAACAAAAAAGAATCCAGAACCTGCTGAAAGCAGATGCCGCTACGCCAAAGCAACTGGATGACATTACAGCGCAGATCGCGGAGCTGCAAAAACAGCTGGAAGTGATCCGCAAGCAAGATGCTGCGCAGGCGTCGGTACTGAAAACGCAAACCTCGGGGCTAAGAGCCGATGTATTACCGCTTTACGTGCAGATTGAGCAGATCAATGACCAGCTCGCCAAATCCAAAATTATTAATGAGGTGAATGGCAGCGTGCTTACCAAATATGCTGAGACCAATGAAATGGCTGTGGCGGGAAAGCCACTTTACAAAGTAGCTGACCTGTCGACCATTATTTTGAGGGCCTACATTACGGGTGACCAGTTGCCGAAAGTGAAATTGAACCAGAATGTGAAGGTACTGGTGGACTCGGCGGACGGAAAATATCGTGGGCTGCAAGGCCAGATAGAATGGATCAGCAGCAAAGCGGAATTTACCCCAAAAACCATTCAGACTAAGGACGAACGGGCTAACCTGGTATATGCCGTTAAGATCAGGTTGAAAAATGACGGGTTTTTGAAAATCGGGATGTATGGCGAGGTAATTCTGTAAAAATGGAAGCAGTTGTTGTTAAAAACCTCACCAAAACCTACGGCAAGGAAAAGACGCTGGCGGTCGACAATGTATCTTTTTCGGTTCAAAAAGGCGAGCTTTTTGGATTGATAGGGCCTGACGGTGCGGGCAAATCAAGCATTTTCAGGATACTGACAACATTACTGTTGCCTGATTCCGGTGCGGCCTCTGTCGATGGTTTCGACATTGTTCAGGATTTCAAAAAGATCAGGAATACAGTGGGTTATATGCCCGGGAAGTTCTCATTGTACCAGGATCTGACCATTGAAGAAAACCTGCATTTTTTCGCGACCGTTTTTGGCACGACAATTGAAGAGAATTACCATTTGATCAAAGACATTTACGTACAGATCGAGCCATTCAAAAAACGCCGGGCGGGGAAACTGTCGGGTGGTATGAAACAAAAACTGGCATTATGCTGCGCGTTAATTCACAAGCCGACGACATTATTTCTCGACGAACCTACTACCGGCGTGGACCCGGTTTCGAGAAAGGAATTTTGGGAAATGCTTCGCCGGCTCAAAGAACAAGACATCACGATCATCGTTTCTACGCCTTACATGGACGAGGCTTCGCTTTGCGACCGCATTGCACTGATCCAGGGCGGTAAGATCTTGTCTATCGACACGCCGCAAAATATAGTACAGGCATTCCCTGACCGATTATTTGCCGTGAAAGCGAATGAAATGTATCCATTGTTGAAGACGCTGGAAAGTTTTCCTGCCCGGTTGAACAGCTATGCATTCGGAGAGTACGCGCACATCACTTTGGAAAGTGCGGAAGGTGTTTCGGAACTCGAAAAATATCTGACCGCACAAAAGCTTTCGGGGATCGATATCAAAGCCATTGAGGCTACGATCGAAGATTCTTTCATTAAACTATTAAACTGAAATCACATGACCGGACAGCATATACAGGCGGAGAAAGTGATCGTTTGCGAGAAACTGACGAAGCGTTTTGGTGACTTTACCGCTACGGACGAAATTTCGTTTGAAGTATATAAAGGTGAGATTTTCGGCTTTTTGGGAGCAAATGGCGCAGGAAAGACTACTGCCATGCGAATGCTTTGCGGACTGTCGGCGCCGACATCCGGCAAGGCGAGTATTGCAGGTTACGACGTGTATACTCAAACGGAGGACATCAAGAGGAACATCGGCTACATGAGCCAGAAATTTTCTTTGTATGAAAACCTGACGGTTCTTGAAAATATCGAATTTTTTGGAGGGATCTACGGCCTGCCCGACGAGCAGATTGAGACCAAAACCAATGAGCTGCTGGATAGACTGGGGATGAAAAGCGAGAGCAAAAAACTGGTGGCTTCTCTGCCGTTGGGCTGGAAACAGAAGCTGTCCTTCTCGGTAGCCGTGTTGCACGAGCCCAAGATCGTTTTTCTAGATGAACCTACGGGCGGTGTAGATCCCGTGACGCGGCGTCAGTTCTGGAATTTGATCTACGAAGCTGCCGATCGTGGCATTACGGTTTTTGTGACAACGCATTATATGGATGAGGCCGAATATTGCAACCGTATATCCATCATGGTGGATGGGCGAATGGAGGTTTTGGATTCACCGGCCAACCTCAAAAGCCGTTTTGGTGTGAAGACCATGGACGAAGTTTTTTATCAGCTGGCGAGGGGCGCCAAGAGGGGGGACTAGCATTATGAAACAGTTTATCGCATTTGTACGGAAAGAATTTTATCACGTTTTGCGTGACAAAAGGACATTACTGATCCTATTCGGAATGCCCATTGCCCAGATACTCGTCTTCGGTTTTGCATTGACCAACGAGGTCAAGGATTCGGAAATACTGGTGGTGGATTATGCGAAGGATAATGCTTCGCAGGAAATCATTACGAAGATCGCGGCAAGCCGATATTTTAAAATCCGCAAAGCTGCATTGACGCATACCGAAATCCTTTCGACATTTCAAAAGGGGAAAATCAAAGCGGTGGTAGTGTTTCCGGCTAATTTTAATGACGAACTGCGGCATAATAATAAAGCGCAGGTGCAGATCATTACCGACGCCAGCGACATTAATACGGCTAATATGATCACCAATTATCTGTCTGCGATCCTGCTGGACTATCAGAATCAGATCAATGTAAATATCGAGATGCCCTACCAGATCATTGCCGAAACACGAATGCTTTATAACCCGCAGCTCAAAGGCGCGCACGGGTTTGTACCGGGCGTAATGGCGCTGGTGTTAATGTTGGTTTCCGTGATGATGACCGCGATTTCTATTGTTCGCGAAAAGGAGACAGGTACTATGGAAATCCTGCTGGTTTCGCCATTCAAACCTGTCCTGGTGATCTTTGCCAAGGCATTACCTTACCTATTTTTATCGCTGATCAATGTGTCGGCTATTATATTCCTGAGTGTTTTCGCGCTGGAACTTCCGGTGAAAGGTAGCCTGCTGCTACTATTCGCAGAGAGCACGTTGTTTATCATTACCTGCCTTGCCCTGGGGATCTTCATTTCCATCAAAACCGACTCGCAGCAAATCGCGATGCTGATCTCTCTGATGGGTATGCTGCTTCCGACGATGATTTTCAGTGGCTTTCTTTTTCCGATCGAAAATATGCCTTATCCGTTGCAGGTCATTTCCAATATTGTTCCTTCCAAATGGTTTTACATCATCGTCAAATCCATCATGATCAAGGGTTTGGGGATTCAGTCACTATGGAAGGAAACCTCCATTTTGCTGGGTATGACATTGTTTTTACTGACCATCAGTTTAAAAAGTTTTAAAATCCGTTTGCAATGAGAACATTGAAATTTCTATTGCGTAAAGAGTTCCGGCAGATTTTTCGTGACAAATCCATCGTCGCACTGATCTTTATTATGCCCATGATACAGCTGATCATTATGCCGCTTGCTGCTGACTATGAGGTGCGTAATGTTAATCTGGCTGTGGTCGACAATGATAAGTCATCCTATTCTCAGAAGCTTATTTCCAAAGTGATCGCCTCGGGGTACTTTCGTTTGCAGGGTTATAACGATTCTTTCAATGAAGCATTTACGCTCATCGAGTCCGATAAAGCAGATTTGATACTGGAAATTCCGCATGGATTTGAGAGAAACCTGATCCGCGAGGATAAGCAGAAACTGTTCGTGGCCGTGAATGCGATTAATGGTACCAAGGCCAATCTGGGCGGTTCGTACCTCAGCAGCATCATTGGTAGTTTCAATGCAGACATCCGAATGCAGCTTGTACAGCAGCCGCGGTTCAGCCAGTTTCCGATCATTGAAGTCGTGGCTTCGAATTGGTTTAATCCTGTCCTGAACTACAAAATTTTCATTGTCCCTGGCATTCTCGCCATTCTGGTGACGATGGTAGGAGGGTTTCTATCGGCCCTCAATATTGTGAAGGAAAAGGAGATCGGTACCATTGAACAGATCAACGTGACGCCGATCAAAAAGCATATTTTTATTCTCGGTAAGCTGATCCCATTCTGGGTACTGGCCAATATCGTTTTCACGATAGGGTTACTTTTGGCACGCTTGATCTACGGAATCGTCCCAATCGGCAGTCTGCTGGTTTTGTATCTTTTTATCTCCATTTACCTGCTGACCGTGCTGGGTTTCGGGCTGCTGGTCTCCACTTATTGCGATACGCAGCAGCAGGCGATGTTCATTATGTTCTTTTTTATGATGCTTTTCATCCTGTTAGGCGGGCTTTTTACTTCCATCGACAGTATGCCCGACTGGGCTAAGCTCATCACGAGGATCAATCCCGTGCGCTATATGATCGAGGTCATGCGAATGGTAATCCTCAAAGGCAGCGGCTTCATGGACGTGCTGCCTCATTTGGGAGCAGTTTCAGCGATGGCCGTCCTATTAAATGGTTGGGCCATCCTGAACTATAAGAAGACAAACTAACTGTTACTCAACTGCCACCATCGCTTTGATCACACCATTCGCAGGATCAAGCCAGCTTTCGAACTGTTCTTTAACCTGAGGGAATGTGACGCGGTGGGTAATGTAGGTTTTAGGGTCTACCAAACCATTTTTCATACTTTGAATGACATGCTCAAAGTCAGCCCGCGTCGCGTTTCTGCTGCTCATCAGCGTAGCCTCGCGCTTGTGAAATTCGGGATGGCTGAAACTGATTTCTCCCTTTTGCAGCCCCACAAGTACATATCGTCCGCCATGTGCCAGGTAGCTGAATGCTGTATTGATGGCCCGAAGATTGCCCGTGGCATCCACAATAACCGTCGGCATATCCCCATTGGTGATCTCGGCCAGCTTTTCGGCGACATTGTCTGTTAATGCATTGACAGTGAATTCGACGCCGATCTTTTCCCGGGCGAAATCCAGTCTTGAATCATTGATATCGAGTGCAATGACGCGGCCTCCGGCAATTCGGGCAAATTCCATCGCGCCCAGGCCAATGGGCCCTGCGCCAACCACCAGCACCATTTCATTTTTACGTACGTCCGCGCGGCGGATCCCATGTGCACCGATTGCGAGCGGCTCCACGAGTGCTAGCTCATCGTAAGTAAGCCCGTCACCATGTACGAGCGAGTAGGAGGGCACCGACAGGTATTCAGACATACCTCCGTCAATGTGTACACCGGAAACTTTGAGGGTCGTACAGCAATTTGGCCTTTCATTACGGCAGGCAACACAGGTACCGCAGTTGAAATAAGGAATAAATGTGACAGCTTCGCCGACTGAAAAACCCGGTGCGCCATCCATTTCCACGATCTCTCCTGAAAGTTCGTGGCCCAAAATCCTTGGATAATTGAAAAATGGCTGGGTACCTTCAAATGCATGAAGGTCGGTGCCGCAAATACCAATACGCTTTATTTTAATGATCGTATGATCTTTT
The genomic region above belongs to Dyadobacter pollutisoli and contains:
- a CDS encoding HlyD family secretion protein, which translates into the protein MKTSLFVLIIATLLTCCKGKENPYDASGTFEAVETIVSAEVTGRITKLDLEEGQELKAGQIVGYIDSLQLFLKKKQLEAQIKATGSKLPDIAAQTNVYKQQLAVSQVRLDNLLHEQKRIQNLLKADAATPKQLDDITAQIAELQKQLEVIRKQDAAQASVLKTQTSGLRADVLPLYVQIEQINDQLAKSKIINEVNGSVLTKYAETNEMAVAGKPLYKVADLSTIILRAYITGDQLPKVKLNQNVKVLVDSADGKYRGLQGQIEWISSKAEFTPKTIQTKDERANLVYAVKIRLKNDGFLKIGMYGEVIL
- a CDS encoding ABC transporter ATP-binding protein, producing MEAVVVKNLTKTYGKEKTLAVDNVSFSVQKGELFGLIGPDGAGKSSIFRILTTLLLPDSGAASVDGFDIVQDFKKIRNTVGYMPGKFSLYQDLTIEENLHFFATVFGTTIEENYHLIKDIYVQIEPFKKRRAGKLSGGMKQKLALCCALIHKPTTLFLDEPTTGVDPVSRKEFWEMLRRLKEQDITIIVSTPYMDEASLCDRIALIQGGKILSIDTPQNIVQAFPDRLFAVKANEMYPLLKTLESFPARLNSYAFGEYAHITLESAEGVSELEKYLTAQKLSGIDIKAIEATIEDSFIKLLN
- a CDS encoding ABC transporter ATP-binding protein, coding for MTGQHIQAEKVIVCEKLTKRFGDFTATDEISFEVYKGEIFGFLGANGAGKTTAMRMLCGLSAPTSGKASIAGYDVYTQTEDIKRNIGYMSQKFSLYENLTVLENIEFFGGIYGLPDEQIETKTNELLDRLGMKSESKKLVASLPLGWKQKLSFSVAVLHEPKIVFLDEPTGGVDPVTRRQFWNLIYEAADRGITVFVTTHYMDEAEYCNRISIMVDGRMEVLDSPANLKSRFGVKTMDEVFYQLARGAKRGD
- a CDS encoding ABC transporter permease, with amino-acid sequence MKQFIAFVRKEFYHVLRDKRTLLILFGMPIAQILVFGFALTNEVKDSEILVVDYAKDNASQEIITKIAASRYFKIRKAALTHTEILSTFQKGKIKAVVVFPANFNDELRHNNKAQVQIITDASDINTANMITNYLSAILLDYQNQINVNIEMPYQIIAETRMLYNPQLKGAHGFVPGVMALVLMLVSVMMTAISIVREKETGTMEILLVSPFKPVLVIFAKALPYLFLSLINVSAIIFLSVFALELPVKGSLLLLFAESTLFIITCLALGIFISIKTDSQQIAMLISLMGMLLPTMIFSGFLFPIENMPYPLQVISNIVPSKWFYIIVKSIMIKGLGIQSLWKETSILLGMTLFLLTISLKSFKIRLQ
- a CDS encoding ABC transporter permease; this encodes MRTLKFLLRKEFRQIFRDKSIVALIFIMPMIQLIIMPLAADYEVRNVNLAVVDNDKSSYSQKLISKVIASGYFRLQGYNDSFNEAFTLIESDKADLILEIPHGFERNLIREDKQKLFVAVNAINGTKANLGGSYLSSIIGSFNADIRMQLVQQPRFSQFPIIEVVASNWFNPVLNYKIFIVPGILAILVTMVGGFLSALNIVKEKEIGTIEQINVTPIKKHIFILGKLIPFWVLANIVFTIGLLLARLIYGIVPIGSLLVLYLFISIYLLTVLGFGLLVSTYCDTQQQAMFIMFFFMMLFILLGGLFTSIDSMPDWAKLITRINPVRYMIEVMRMVILKGSGFMDVLPHLGAVSAMAVLLNGWAILNYKKTN
- a CDS encoding zinc-binding alcohol dehydrogenase family protein encodes the protein MKILVCNTPGTLSYQEAEKPVLEKDHTIIKIKRIGICGTDLHAFEGTQPFFNYPRILGHELSGEIVEMDGAPGFSVGEAVTFIPYFNCGTCVACRNERPNCCTTLKVSGVHIDGGMSEYLSVPSYSLVHGDGLTYDELALVEPLAIGAHGIRRADVRKNEMVLVVGAGPIGLGAMEFARIAGGRVIALDINDSRLDFAREKIGVEFTVNALTDNVAEKLAEITNGDMPTVIVDATGNLRAINTAFSYLAHGGRYVLVGLQKGEISFSHPEFHKREATLMSSRNATRADFEHVIQSMKNGLVDPKTYITHRVTFPQVKEQFESWLDPANGVIKAMVAVE